A stretch of the Oncorhynchus masou masou isolate Uvic2021 unplaced genomic scaffold, UVic_Omas_1.1 unplaced_scaffold_7855, whole genome shotgun sequence genome encodes the following:
- the LOC135537461 gene encoding small ubiquitin-related modifier 3-like, whose amino-acid sequence MSEEKPKEGVKTENDHINLKVAGQDGSVVQFKIKRHTPLSKLMKAYCERQVRLSLTFTFICLLFCSLTVLSPHLLFQGLSIRQIRFRFDGQPINETDTPANSLEMEDEDTIDVFQQQTGGGSFPSEASLKGVWTL is encoded by the exons ATGTCTGAAGAAAAGCCAAAG GAAGGAGTGAAGACTGAAAATGACCACATCAACCTTAAGGTTGCAGGTCAAGATGGGTCAGTAGTCCAGTTCAAAATTAAAAGGCACACTCCGCTCAGCAAGCTGATGAAGGCGTACTGCGAAAGACAGGTGAGGCTGTCCTTAACGTTTACATTCATCTGTCTACTCTTCTGCTC CCTGActgttctctcccctcatctTTTATTTCAGGGTTTGTCAATTAGACAGATACGGTTTAGGTTTGACGGACAGCCAATCAACGAGACCGACACACCTGCAAATAGT CTTGAGATGGAAGACGAGGATACTATTGATGTATTTCAACAACAGACCGGAGGAGGCTCCTTCCCCTCAGAGGCTTCTCTTAAAGGTGTATGGACCCTCTGA